DNA sequence from the Candidatus Equadaptatus faecalis genome:
GGAGCTGCTTGAAAACGGCGTTAAGGCGTGGCAGGAGATGAGGGCGCTTGAGGGCGGCCATCTGCGCGGTGAGATCCTGCTTCATCTCGCAAACATAGAAACGCTTGCCGCCAAAATTGCCGGACGCTGGCAGACGGCGCGCGACGACGCGTTCAACGCGGTACGCGCAAGAATTTCGGAAACGCTTGAAAAGCTCGGCGGCGCTCTTGAAGAAAGCCGTTTCCTTCAGGAAGTTACCATTATGGCTGACAAATGGGACGTTGCGGAAGAGCTCGCGCGGCTTAAGAGCCATATTGAAAAATTCCGCCTGACAGGCGACGAAAACCTGTCTTCGGGCAGAAAGCTTGATTTCCTTACGCAGGAAATCAACAGGGAGATTAACACTCTTGATTCCAAGGTCGCAGATTCCGAAATCCGCTGGCTGGCGGTTGAGGCAAAATCCGAACTTGAAATGGTGAGAGAGCAGATACAGAATTTGGAGTAGCGTTTTCAGGGGACGATTGAATGAAAGGGCGTCTTTTCATATTTTCGGGGCCTTCGGGCGTCGGAAAGGGAACAGTAAGAGCCAGAGTGCTTGCGGATACGGACAATATGTCCTACTCAGTTTCCTGTACTACGCGCAAACCGCGTCCGGGAGACAGGGAGGGAATTGACTACTGGTTTATATCCAAAGAAGATTTCCTGAAACAGATTGAAGATGGGCTTTTCCTTGAATGGGCGGACGTGCACGGAAATTATTACGGAACACGCCGCGACATAGTTGAAAAAACGCTGAACGCAGGCGGAGACGTAATGCTTGAGATCGACGTACAGGGTGCGCTTCAGATTAAAAAGAAAATGCCTGAGGCAATTACCGTTTTCCTGATGCCGCCATCTTTTGAAGAGCTTGAGCGCAGGCTGCGCGGCAGAGGCACGGAAAGCGAGGAAAGTCTCAGAACGAGGCTTGCAAACGCAAAAACGGAGATTGCGTGCGAGCCTGAATACGATCACACAATAGTCAATGACACCGTTGACAGGGCGGTTGAAGAGTTTGAGCAGTTAATTAATTCTTACAGGAGGGAACAGCAATGATTTGCGGAGATATTGAAAAAATTTACAGGGAACAGAATATTCCCAACAAGTACGTTCTTACGCTGATTCTTTCAGAGCGCGCACGTCAGCTGAGCGACAGAAAAGGCACAGGCCTCGGTTATGACGAGAAGTTTATTACGAAAGCCATGGAAGATGTAGATGGCGGCAGAATTAAGTACACAATGACCCCTATCGAAATCGGGACAGAGGAAAGTGTGGAAGCAGAATAAAAAAATTCTGTACGCCGTAAGCGGCGGAATTGCGGCCTATAAAGCTCCTGACATTCTGCACGGCTGGATTAAGCAGGGGTGCGAGCTTGAAACCGTGCTCACAAAAGCTGCCGAAGCTTTC
Encoded proteins:
- the gmk gene encoding guanylate kinase, yielding MKGRLFIFSGPSGVGKGTVRARVLADTDNMSYSVSCTTRKPRPGDREGIDYWFISKEDFLKQIEDGLFLEWADVHGNYYGTRRDIVEKTLNAGGDVMLEIDVQGALQIKKKMPEAITVFLMPPSFEELERRLRGRGTESEESLRTRLANAKTEIACEPEYDHTIVNDTVDRAVEEFEQLINSYRREQQ
- a CDS encoding DNA-directed RNA polymerase subunit omega, whose translation is MICGDIEKIYREQNIPNKYVLTLILSERARQLSDRKGTGLGYDEKFITKAMEDVDGGRIKYTMTPIEIGTEESVEAE
- a CDS encoding YicC family protein, with protein sequence MYISMTGFSRTQLQRPWGTLNLELSSVNHRYQEITVKLPRDFAGWEPWFHQKLRAVFRRGKVQARIEVFWAQDFKKAQLNRGIFDSYCKELLALKEELGQESELQLERVVTLPGVLELPTVGGDDDTYRLEETFSELLENGVKAWQEMRALEGGHLRGEILLHLANIETLAAKIAGRWQTARDDAFNAVRARISETLEKLGGALEESRFLQEVTIMADKWDVAEELARLKSHIEKFRLTGDENLSSGRKLDFLTQEINREINTLDSKVADSEIRWLAVEAKSELEMVREQIQNLE